GCGGCTCGAGCGACGCCAGCCGCTCCTCGAGCTCGGGCTCGGTCGCGAGCAGGCCGCCGGCGACGGGGCCGTTGACGGCGCCGGCGGCGCAGAGCGCCGCGGCGAGCGTCCGGCGCGGCGTCTCGTCGCCCATCGCGCGGAGGATCTCGATCGCCTTCTGGTCGGCGTCCCGCTCCTGCTCGCGAGTGAAGGCGCGGACGACGATCGGGTTCACGAGGAGGTCGAGGAGGCCCACGCCCGGCATGGCGATGCCGAGCACCGTGAAGCCCGCCGTCAGCGACAGCGCGAGCGTCTTGCGCTTGCCCCCGTGGCCCAGGACCTCGTGGGCGACCGTCTGCGCCACGAGGGCGTCGAGCACGCGCTGGGGCTGGTGCGCGAGCCCCTCCGAGACGTAGAAGGTCGCGTCCTCGGCGGCGTAGGCCCGGACCTCGCGGGTCCTGACGAGCGCGAAGGAGTAGCGCTCGGGGTCGTCGCCGGCCGCGACCGCGGCGCGGTAGAGCGTGTGGGAGACCACGCCCGTGTCGGGCCCGTTCGGCGCCGGGAAGTAGGCGCCGTCCGGATGCGAGGCGCAGGCGCTCATGGCGAGGACCGCGACGAGGAGGAGCGCGAGGGGACGGCGCATGCTGACGACTGTACGGAGCGCCGCCGCCGAACCCCGCAGGAATAGTGGCGCCCCGCGCGCCGGAGTCATATGTGGGGGCGCGCCGCGCGCCGGGGCCCCACGCGTGGACGCGCGCGGACGGCGGGCTGGACGACGCGGCCGTCACGCGGTACAGATAAGGCCATGACGTTCGAGCCGCTCGGCCTCGACCACGTCGTGCTGCGCGTGCGCGACCAGGCGCGCT
The Candidatus Methylomirabilota bacterium genome window above contains:
- a CDS encoding M48 family metalloprotease; amino-acid sequence: MRRPLALLLVAVLAMSACASHPDGAYFPAPNGPDTGVVSHTLYRAAVAAGDDPERYSFALVRTREVRAYAAEDATFYVSEGLAHQPQRVLDALVAQTVAHEVLGHGGKRKTLALSLTAGFTVLGIAMPGVGLLDLLVNPIVVRAFTREQERDADQKAIEILRAMGDETPRRTLAAALCAAGAVNGPVAGGLLATEPELEERLASLEPLEPAAAVVARPPAAAR